A single genomic interval of Mycobacterium sp. DL592 harbors:
- a CDS encoding VOC family protein — translation MPSITPCLWFDDELEEAVQFYTAIFPNSSVEHMSRYTEAGPGTPGRVVSAAFVLDGTRFTGINGGPVFAFTEAISFLIECADQDEVDHYWYALLDGGQESQCGWLKDRFGVSWQVVPTRLLELLSDSDRAAAASAAMLGMRKIVISELEVATTNR, via the coding sequence ATGCCGTCCATCACCCCGTGCCTGTGGTTCGACGACGAGCTGGAGGAGGCGGTGCAGTTCTACACCGCGATCTTCCCCAACTCGTCGGTGGAACACATGAGCCGCTACACCGAGGCCGGGCCGGGCACCCCCGGCCGCGTCGTATCGGCTGCCTTCGTACTCGACGGCACCCGGTTCACCGGTATCAACGGCGGTCCGGTGTTCGCCTTCACCGAGGCGATCTCCTTCCTCATCGAGTGCGCCGACCAGGACGAGGTCGACCACTACTGGTACGCGTTGCTCGACGGCGGGCAGGAATCCCAGTGCGGGTGGCTCAAGGATCGGTTCGGCGTGAGCTGGCAGGTGGTGCCCACCCGCTTGCTGGAGCTGCTGTCTGATTCCGACCGCGCGGCCGCGGCGAGCGCCGCCATGCTCGGAATGCGCAAGATCGTCATCAGCGAGTTGGAGGTCGCGACAACGAACCGCTGA
- a CDS encoding tetratricopeptide repeat protein, with translation MANEPDVPEDEVTTEAADEAAEEAIEEAEAVDEVKAARAPWSHVKIALVVGLGIVVALGGLTGWLGYRAYQARQAQQLDELLVSVGRQGAINLTTIDFEHADDDVKRILDSATDAFYDDFAKRSQPFIDVVKQAKSKSEGTVNEAGLESVNGAEGQVLVAVTVKTQNAGAQNQPPRNWRMRLTVKKTGADEAKVSKVEFVQ, from the coding sequence ATGGCCAACGAGCCAGACGTGCCCGAAGACGAGGTGACCACCGAGGCGGCCGACGAGGCCGCCGAGGAAGCCATCGAGGAAGCCGAAGCCGTCGACGAGGTCAAGGCAGCCAGGGCGCCGTGGTCGCACGTCAAGATCGCGCTGGTCGTGGGCCTGGGCATCGTCGTCGCACTCGGGGGTCTCACCGGCTGGCTCGGCTATCGGGCCTACCAGGCACGGCAAGCCCAGCAGCTCGACGAACTGCTGGTCAGCGTCGGCCGCCAGGGTGCGATCAACCTGACCACCATCGACTTCGAGCATGCCGACGACGACGTGAAGCGCATCCTCGACTCCGCCACCGACGCCTTCTACGACGACTTCGCCAAGCGGTCCCAGCCGTTCATCGATGTCGTCAAGCAGGCCAAGTCCAAATCCGAAGGCACCGTCAACGAGGCGGGCCTTGAGTCGGTCAACGGCGCCGAGGGTCAAGTCCTGGTGGCCGTGACCGTCAAAACCCAGAACGCCGGCGCCCAGAACCAGCCGCCGCGCAACTGGCGGATGCGCCTGACGGTGAAGAAGACTGGCGCCGACGAAGCGAAGGTCTCGAAAGTGGAGTTCGTACAGTGA